TGGTATGTTGGTTCGTAGTTATGTCGTTTCGGGAGGCACAGGGCCTCTGCCATAGCTTCTGAATTCGTGTCGGTAAGTCTACACATGGAACAAAATAACTAACACAAAACATTCTAAGAGCAACTACCACCCCTACAAGTCATCACGAGAATAGTGGAAATGCTGGAATACTCTGACTTCTTGGAAGCAGTAGACCACACCGAATTTGTGGGCAACTAGCTCAACAGACCTCCTACCGATTGGCAAAATGCACCGTGAGAAGACCTCCTACCGATTGCTGCTGATCGACAGGAAAACGGCGATGGTAAACGAACATCGACAACACAAGGCGAAATTTATCCATTTTATTTGACTGGATCGAATGGATTACATGACACCAAGGTCTCGCCTGAGTAATTCACCTAAGACTCCATAACGGATGTTCCTCTCTACCATTACCTATAGATCTCAAGACTAACATTAAACCCTACATCGATGAAACAGACCTAACGATCGATAGCCCACATTAATAACCTCTTCCAAGTTCCAAGTAAGATCACGCCAACGCGATCATGGCGACGACACCGGCGACAAGCCCAACGACAGTGGAGAGCGCCCGCCTGGACGCGCCACTGGGCTCGGTCGACGGGCTGGGTCCGAAACCGGTCGTCGAGGTGGATCCGCCAGAACTGGACCCGTACGACGGGGACTCCGGGGCCGAGACTGCCCGGCTGGGGCTGGGGCTGGGGCCGGGCGCGTGGCCGCCGACGACGCCGACGGAGGGCGGTTTGGCCGGAGCGGCGGCCAGCGTGGAGTGCCCGATGACGCTGGCGATCATCCGCTGGCCCGCCTCGCAGTGTCCCGGCACGCCGctgacgaagaagaagaagcccgtcCGGTCGAACTTGAACTTGGTGTCGCCGTCCGCGAACCGGGTCAGGGGGGTCACCGTGCTGCACATCTTGTAGTCGTCGTGGTTCACCAGCAGCACCGagtccttggccgcgtacttgaAATCTGCACGCCGGCCGGCCGCCATGAATCAAGAAGTCAAAGTGAGACGCGCACCAAACTAATCAACCAGGAATGAATGCTTTGCAATGATCAAGAAGAGCGTTATGGGGTTCGATCTGGATGCGGCGGTAACTGCTTACCCAGGACGTCGCCGACTTGGAAGCGGTTCTTCTTGGCCCAGTGGTTGTACGTCTCGGTGCCGTTGCCGGTCGGCACCGTCCACCCCCTCCCGTCGCCGACGCTGTACACCGCGGGCTCTGACGAAGCCGGCGATACCGAGGCCGCTAGGAGAATGCAGCAGCAAGCAGCAGCAGCGAGGACGACGACGCTGGCCATTGGCGTGCACCGGAGAAGGATCAGTAAGGGCACTAGTGTGTAGTGTAGTGGTGTTGGTGTGAGATCTACcgatggtggcagtggcctttTATACCGAGGATCCGGCAGCGAGTGGCGCCGGCGAAACGGAGGTCAGTTGCCTAACGTGCAGGAGGAGAGAGCGGGGGTCGTTGCTGCACAACGGGAGGAGCCGTTGGGCTGTCCGGTCTCCGCTGCATGGCGATAGGAGGCGTTAGCTTCTGCGACGAGTCGCGGGTTGAATACGTTAGCCTCGTTAGAAGACGTATTTACTGAAAGTACGTCAACGAGCGTCTGTTTACGGTAAGTACTCATTTGTGCCTACCCTCCACCAGATTCCACGGAGAAACCCAAACCCCTCTCCGAACCCAGGACtgctccctcggcggcggcgcgttGAGATGGCTGACGGCACGGAGAGCGAGCAGGCCGCGGTCGTGGGGGACGGGAACCCTTCGCAGTTGTCTAAGAGCGCGAAGAAGAAGCTGCTGAAGCAGGAGCGGCAGGCGGCGCGGAAGGCCGAGCGGAAGGCGGGGGAGAAGGAGCGCCGGCGCGCCGACATAGAGCGGCGGAGGCGCGAGTGGGAGGAGTCTCTGGCCGCGGCACCCTCGCAGGAGGCGCGCGAGGCGATGCTGGCCGCGCGCAGGGAGACGCGACTCGAGCGGGTGGGAAAGCGCGTGGAGGAGCGGGGCGCGCGCGCCAAGAGGCTCCGGCGCGCCGCCGAGGGTGGGCAGAAGGTGGTGCTCGACCTCGAGTTCGCGGACCTCATGCGGCCCAACGAGATTCACAGCCTCACGCAGCAGGTGAATTCCCCTTGTCCTTCTTGTTGCCTTCCTCGCTATGTTTTATGCTCACCGTAAGTAGTACTAACATTGATGATCAGAGACTCATAGTAATGCAATTGAAAGGGGATTATGCGATTCTTTATGATTTAAACTAGTTCGTATGCACGGGGAGAGTATCTGGCCTTGTTGCTGTAATTGGTGAACTGGAAGTGCTAGTTAGATTAACATTAGACTCTAATGTTGTATTTGTTCAATTTTCAGATAAGCTCCTTCGTTGTTGTAGTGAAAGCTTTAGTCCCTTTCTTTATTATTTTGATTAGTGGGATGATTACATCTACCTGAAGGAGATGCGATCTTAATAATTGGCTTAATTGTGAATGCATATGAAAGATCATTTGCGACATGGCCTATTTCTCGGTTTGCATCTTGAACATATCGCTATTCTCCCTCTAAGAACTTATCAATTTGTGTAGTGTTGCTATCTATCAAATGTTGATCATGGATGTGATATACCCAATTCTTTCTTGTCTATCTGAAACATCTAGAGCAATGTAAAATGCACTAGTATCAGCATCTGCCAAGCAAATAAAAATGAGAGTGTCATTTCCGATACTGTGTGCTTAGGTATATATAAATTCCTATGTCTACCAAGATCCTTACCACCTTCATGAATGTTTAGTCTGAGTAAACATCCGAACCGTGAACTAATGCAAGTTACAGATTATGTACTGCTATGCAGTGAACGGGAGATCAGCAACCCCGGCTCATCTCTGGTTGACAGGTTGCAGCGGAGAAATGGGGACCCAGGTTCAGAGGATACCTGGCTTTGATAAGTGGATCATAGAAAAAGAAGCCAAGTCTTATCTTGAAGCATTTGCAGACTGTAAAGAAAATCTTGTGTATCTGACAGCGGATGCTGAGACTGTCCTTGATGATCTCGACATGTCGAAAATATACATCATTGGTGGTCTAGTGGATCGTAACAGATGGAAAGGCATAACACAGAAGAAGGCAGTTGATCAGGGCATTCAGTCTGCCAAGCTCCCCATTGGAAATTATTTAAAGATGTCAAGTTCTCAGGTGCGCATATATGCATGTTCCTCAATTTTTTCATTAGAAAATGTTAGCTTGTGCAGTTAATATTATATATATACTTTGTTGCCTCAATTGTTTATAAGGCGGTAAGGCGGCCTAGGGCGAGCACCACCCTCTCTAGCGCCTAAGGCGGGCATATTTGTAAGGCGCTGCTAGGGCGCCTTATCACCTAAGCGTCTAGGGCAGGACGCCTTAAAAACAATGGTTGCCTCTGTGGCATTAAATTTGTTATTGTGTTTGTATTTCGAAATATACCTCGGGTATGCCTCTGTGGCTAAGATGCCTAGATGTTGTCATGATGTCTTCTTTCAAATAATATGGACAGCTTCGGAATCATATCACCATTTCTAACATGTTAAAAGAACCTGAAGAGCATTTTACGAAGGGGAAATATACCACACATGTTTTTCCTGATTTTCTAGAGAGTACTGTTTTCACATTTTAATGCAGAAACTGGAGAACCTTTATAATTATGCTGCTGCTTATTTTAAACCACTACAGCAAGTTGTCAATTGTTGATCATGTAGGTTCTTACAGTCAACCAAGTGTTCGAGAATGTATTAGTCTTGGTTTTGATGGACCTTGGAGAGCTGTACTAAGAATCTAAGATTATTGACTCTCTGTGCATGTTGATCATGTAGGTTCTTACAGTCAACCAAGTGTTTGAGATAATGCAAAAGTTTGTGGAAACAAAGGACTGGAAGACGGCATTCTTTCATGTGATCCCACCGAGGAAACGAGGAGAAGCTGGAGCAGCAAATGATGATGATTCACCTGAGGGGGCTGCAAACGGAGATCTTGACAAGTGTTTAGAAGaggaggttgatgatgatgacgatgatggtGATGGGGATGAAGAAGCCGATGTTGCTAACAAAAGACATTGTTTTAGAAGTGAAAATGGAAAATCTTAGAATCACTCTTTTGGTGCAGTGGTGGAAGCGACTCCTGGATAGGTTATTATCTCCGGGGAAGAGCAGAGGGAAAGAGCAATCTACTGTGCCGACGACTGAAATATGATTCATCTCCAAGTGTATCATTACTATTAACTTTGCTGAACTGCTTTGTTTACCTAGGTTTACTTGTTTGGAGTACTCTGAGGTGTCGTAGTATTTTTGTTTTTGTTATCTGAACTACACCCTGTACTTTTGTACGGCGCGAGGAAGGAACGCGCTATATAACAGCACAGATAAATAGAGTGCTTTTGTTCTCATCTTTGATGGTTTTCTCTTGGAATTCAGAAAACACATGTAATTTTGTAGACAACACAGGCATATATCTGCTTTAGAAACACAGATATCACCCAAACTCCAGCGTGCCTACAGACAGATTGTTGCGTTCGTTTGGGTTCACATGAACAACCCAAACAGAAACCATGGTTTTGTGTCACACGGACAGGAGACGGACATGCCGGTCGTCCGCttgggcccacacgtcagccaCCCAAGGCGACATCCGGCTCCTTCTAAATGCCACGAGTGTGCGGGGGTGGGGGGACCCATCCGTACCACTCTGGTCCCCGTCGCCAACAGGCAAAACCCTAGTCCACCGTCCACCGCCGGCGCAATGTTGTGGAAGTGAACCCCGGCCAGCACTGCGAGGAGGCCGACTCCTCCTCAGGGCGATGCCGCACGGCACCTTTCACCGTGACGTCAACGGGGGCTGCACTCCCCGTGCGCGACCATATGTACGCATGTATGTTCCAGTCGTGACGCGTCAGAGGTACTGGGAGGCAGTCATCCCGGTGCCCTGGCCAGATGTGCAACTGCCCAACGGCTGGCATTTGAGCCCGAAATGGTTTTAGTGCCGGTCGTTCTGGCCTCCAGTCGCACGGTGGAGATCCACGCCATCACGATCTACTGCCCGATGATCTCCTCCACGACTCGACGTTTGCCGAggacttcccccccccccccccccccccccctcccactAGGATATGTGGTTCGACGACGAGCATGTGCTCCAGCGCCATCGCACGAGCCGCCCGTGGTGAAGGAGGAGGGCGACCAGGCCCTCAAGGCCTCCGAGCTGGGCGAGCTAGCACACTGGTCTGACCTGCCACTGTCGCTCCACTCATCAACGGTCGTGGCCACTGCACCGGCGTGGCCATACCCATGATCACCTTAGTCTACATCGACCTCGTCAGCATCGAGGATGAGGACAAGGACGACGAGCAGTAGATTTAGGTTTCTTGAGTTATGTTTTTTAGTTCAATTAATGTAATGAACGCACTTTTGGCGGCaatttatattttttattttgaaAAAATGATAGTCGACGTATTGGGCGCACTGGGGAGCCGACGAACACAAGCGGACTTTTGTTGACCACATGACCACCCAAATAGACAAAAAAGGACACATTTTGTGTCCGTTTGGGTCATCCCGTTGGTGTTGACCTAAGGAAAAGTCTCGCCCACCCCCATGGCTTTTCCTATTTGGCGCCTCAGACGTTACTATGCAATTTGCAAACGGACGCACATCCCCTCCGTGCTGGGCCGGCTCATCTaccattttttttcttctgttttttacAACGCAAAAATGTGCGAACTGGTGCCTCCATGAATCAAGTTGAAATAACCACCCCGCATGGAGTACTTACATCTTTTTGGTTTTTTCATTCttcctcctttttttctttttcttttttccttctcttctttttttccttttatttcttCTTCCTGGTTCAATGCAATATTATTTAAATTCGTGAGTTTTTTAGTGTTTAATGAATTTTTaattcaaatttgtgaacttttttcgaATATCATGACCTTtttcaaatttgacaaaaaacgattttttttaaattcgatgaactttttcaaaaaagtcgatgaactttttccaaattcgatgaatttctttcaaattcaatgaaatttttaaaaattcgatgaacttttttcaaattggaGAACTTTTTCGTATTTGATGAACTATTTTgtaaaaattgatgaacttttttccaaacTCACGAAGTTTTTTTCAATTTCTcgttttttttcaaattcatgaagtATTTTCGTATTTGCAAATTGTTTTTCAAATTTTGGAACTGTTTCCGAATTGTGCGCCAGCGGCGCTAAGTATTTCGACCCTGCTACTGTACCTGGTGAAGTTACAGTATTAAAGCCGTTGCAATACATCAAGCCTGCTACTTTACTGAGCAAATGGGCGGGCCCAATTACAGGTGCTCTGTGTGCCAGGAAGGAAAACTGGCGCTAGAGGCGCCGATTAGGAGCTCCCCAccctttttcaaaaaaaaaaggaGCTCCCCAACCAGGGACCTCCACGCATTTTGCGAGCGTGCGAGGATTTGATCCCACGACctcacacaccacacacaactgACCACTAGCCGTTAGCCACTACACCAAACAACATTAACTGAACGTCAAGGCGCAAAACAGTATAAGAACACACAACAGCGTTGAGACTCGGAAAACATTTCTTGAAAATTACAAGCAGTTTTGGAGAAGTGAAGATTTTTCGTAATTCCGATTTAAAAAAAAAACACGAACAAATTTTTGCAAATCCCGAACCGCTATCTAATACGCGAATAATTTTTCAAAAATTTAACATTAAAAAAAAgcgcaaacattttttgaaatttctgAGTATTTTCTGAGATCACGAAGAGTTCTTAAACTTTGCACAAAATTGAAAACAAGAACATTTTTATAACTCAGAATAAAAAGTTAAAACAGAACATTTTTTGAGATGCTAACAATGTTTGCATCGTATGCATTTTTAGAAATACGAACAAAATTTGAAACaagggaacattttttgaaattgcaaaCAAAATGTTGAATCCACGAACGTTTTCTGAAACATGAACATTATTTTTTAGAtggtgaacaaattttgaaaatgagaacatttttttgaaatgcCCGAAGATTTTTAGAAACACGAACATTTTTCTGAAATTGTGAACAATAAAGtgagaatattttttgaaattccgGAACTTTTTTTAAATTGTGAACAAATTAGAAAAATGGGAACGTATTTTTGAAATTGTGAACAAATTtgaaaaatgagaattgtttttgAAATTCCTGAAAATATTTTCAGACACAAAGATTTTTGAAGCTTGTGAACAAAATTTTAATACTAAAACATTTCTTAAAATTTCGAACAATATTTGAAATCTCCGAACAAAAATAGACAGGAAGAATAAAAAAccaaaacaaaaaagaaaaacggaaaaaagaataggaaaataaaaataaaaatagaaaacccAGCTCAGTAACCTTCTAGAATGTTCCCAAAACCATAGAAAGCGGCTGGTAATTTGTGGAAGGTTCCTAAAACCGAAAACGCTGCAACACGTTAACGGCTAGCCCAGCTCACCACTTTGATCGCCGGCCTGTGCGAAAGCTTAACAATTTGACGAACACGTTAACGCGCTGGCCTAGCTCACCACTTCAATCGCCAGACTGTGCGAAAGGTTGACAATTTGACACGAAATGCATCAAAAAGGATTCTCACGAAATCACTAATCAAGGAGTACTCGTTGAAAAGAACACTCCACCTTTCCAGGtcacgacaagtggcgcacatgcagcgcgccacttgtcgcaatatgaaagttttcccttttttcgtagattcgtttattcaaaacattttatctcttaaaccgtgcgtccaaatctcaaaccgttttcaTCATTGGATTCCTCACGTCGAGATCtttaaaactagatcccatgttgataggttttgacgaacttttttttcatAAAAAAAAGCGGACGAGAAAACCaaaccgggagcacggtttttttccctttctgaaagaggcacgcccgtgcctctcgcgaaatcacaaccgtgcctctcgcgaaatcacaaccgtgactctcgtggaaggaaaaaaaacagaaaacgcgttttttccctttccgaaagaggcacgcccgtgactctcgcgaaagcacaaccatgcctctggcgaaagcaaaaccgtgactctcgcgaaagaaaaaaaaaacagaaaacgcatatttttttccctttccaagaggcacggacgtgactctcgcggaagcaaaaccgtgactctcgcgaaagaaaaaaaaatagaaaacgcgttttgtttttccctttccaagaggcacggccgtgactctcgcgaaagcacaaccatgcctctcgcggaagtaaaactgtgactctcgtgaaagaaaaaaaacagaaaacacgttttttttgttttcgaaaggcacgaccgtgactctcgcggaagaaaaaccaTGACTtttcgcgaaagaaaaaaaacgcgtttttcgCATAAAAAAAAATTTCCCGAAATTTTTTTTgtcgaaaagctaaggaagaccaggggaaaaccaaaacgtcgaaaaaacccagaaaaaaaccgtttaaaaagcaaaaaacacgtgcgaaaaaattaaaaaaaatctgaaGGGAGCGTCCAGaacgcgacacgtggcgaatggctgagagtgTGCCAAGTGGCGCTGATTGCGAGGCTCCGAAGGAGCGCTCTTTTTAAGTAGTTGCTCTCGGATTCCCATTGAGTTCTGAAACGAAACCATCCACTGACTATGGGCCAATTCTATACACCACCTGTAGCAGCGAATGGATGGGGCGACGCCCCGCAGCGAGGCGCCATGGGCTGACCCAGTTCCTCGTTTTCTCTTACGGTTGTTTCATTCGCTAACATTATGTTCTTTTCTTTAGGACATTTTTTCTGTTATTTTTTGTCATTTTTTATTTCTGGTTTTTATTGTTTTGGTTTTTTATATTTTTCCAGGTATGGGTTTTCTTCCATTTTTTCGTTTCTTTTTCGTGTAGTATATGAAAAAGTTCATCATGTATTACAAAAATATTCATCGCATATTAAGAAATTGTTCATCGTATATTAAAAAAATCACCATGCATTATGAAAATGTTCATCAtatgtttaaaaaatgttcattgtaTATTAAAAAAATTTAATGTGTATTTGAAAATTGTTTCAAGGTATTTTTATGTAAAAGTTCACCGTATTTAAAAATTATTCACCGTATATTACAAAAAGTTCATGGTGCACTATAAAAATGTTCAACGCATATTACAAAAATGTTTAATGTGTATTTAAAAATTCTTCAATGTATACTACAAAAGAGTTAATTGTATTAGAAAAAATccaaaaaatccaaaaattgttcacaatcatatttcaaaaaatgttcaaaataaaAACCGACCAAAAATTGGGCTCGCTATAGTAAACGAGATTCTACGCTGTTGGGTCGCTACAGTACCTTCAATCCCAACAACGTTGGGCCGGCCCAATATGTTCGTGCCCTGTGCGAACGCTCGTCCGTTGGAAGATCGCAGGCATCCTCTAGGAGATTCTTCAGACTATGGGTGTG
The sequence above is a segment of the Aegilops tauschii subsp. strangulata cultivar AL8/78 chromosome 6, Aet v6.0, whole genome shotgun sequence genome. Coding sequences within it:
- the LOC109761191 gene encoding early nodulin-like protein 12, which encodes MASVVVLAAAACCCILLAASVSPASSEPAVYSVGDGRGWTVPTGNGTETYNHWAKKNRFQVGDVLDFKYAAKDSVLLVNHDDYKMCSTVTPLTRFADGDTKFKFDRTGFFFFVSGVPGHCEAGQRMIASVIGHSTLAAAPAKPPSVGVVGGHAPGPSPSPSRAVSAPESPSYGSSSGGSTSTTGFGPSPSTEPSGASRRALSTVVGLVAGVVAMIALA
- the LOC109761195 gene encoding tRNA (guanine(9)-N1)-methyltransferase isoform X2, with amino-acid sequence MADGTESEQAAVVGDGNPSQLSKSAKKKLLKQERQAARKAERKAGEKERRRADIERRRREWEESLAAAPSQEAREAMLAARRETRLERVGKRVEERGARAKRLRRAAEGGQKVVLDLEFADLMRPNEIHSLTQQIMYCYAVNGRSATPAHLWLTGCSGEMGTQVQRIPGFDKWIIEKEAKSYLEAFADCKENLVYLTADAETVLDDLDMSKIYIIGGLVDRNRWKGITQKKAVDQGIQSAKLPIGNYLKMSSSQVLTVNQVFENVLVLVLMDLGELY
- the LOC109761195 gene encoding tRNA (guanine(9)-N1)-methyltransferase isoform X1; this encodes MADGTESEQAAVVGDGNPSQLSKSAKKKLLKQERQAARKAERKAGEKERRRADIERRRREWEESLAAAPSQEAREAMLAARRETRLERVGKRVEERGARAKRLRRAAEGGQKVVLDLEFADLMRPNEIHSLTQQIMYCYAVNGRSATPAHLWLTGCSGEMGTQVQRIPGFDKWIIEKEAKSYLEAFADCKENLVYLTADAETVLDDLDMSKIYIIGGLVDRNRWKGITQKKAVDQGIQSAKLPIGNYLKMSSSQVLTVNQVFEIMQKFVETKDWKTAFFHVIPPRKRGEAGAANDDDSPEGAANGDLDKCLEEEVDDDDDDGDGDEEADVANKRHCFRSENGKS